Proteins encoded in a region of the bacterium genome:
- the yjjX gene encoding inosine/xanthosine triphosphatase — MKVVIASKNPVKITSTKTAFTKVFPNLTFEFEGISVPSGVCDQPMSSIEALTGATNRAEKAALTIPDADYFVGLEGGVEDRDGKLYSFSWIVVRDKTGKLGMGKSGEFVLPPKVRELILDGMELGHADDIVFGKKDSKLTNGAIGILTNDIIDRAGLYTPAVIFALIPFLNPELY; from the coding sequence ATGAAAGTAGTAATTGCCTCTAAAAATCCCGTAAAGATAACCTCCACAAAAACGGCTTTTACCAAAGTCTTTCCGAATTTAACCTTTGAATTTGAGGGAATTTCCGTTCCTTCCGGTGTTTGCGACCAACCGATGAGCAGTATTGAAGCCCTTACGGGAGCAACAAATCGCGCAGAAAAAGCCGCCTTGACCATACCTGACGCAGATTATTTTGTCGGACTTGAAGGTGGTGTGGAAGACCGCGACGGTAAATTATATTCTTTTTCCTGGATAGTCGTCCGCGACAAAACAGGAAAATTGGGTATGGGGAAATCAGGAGAATTCGTCCTGCCACCAAAGGTTCGTGAGTTAATTTTGGATGGTATGGAACTGGGTCATGCAGATGACATTGTTTTTGGTAAGAAGGACTCAAAATTAACCAACGGTGCGATCGGTATCTTGACCAACGATATCATCGACCGTGCCGGACTCTATACTCCGGCAGTCATTTTTGCTCTTATTCCTTTTTTAAATCCGGAACTTTATTAG
- a CDS encoding FkbM family methyltransferase: MPKIQTTTKIIKLFSNWLSFIADYLKLSNNKYIIYKLRNGISLKTRSGSVDKNIIFEILIDKVYTPKGFEINSKDTIVDVGAHIGVFSVYTATLAKQGKVYAIEPMPDNYALLQANIELNNLKNIITINEALSADNEGRNLNVSNSTGGHSFIFSNNKNGELGVNTESLSVLFAKHNIQHIDLLKMDCEGAEYEILFNTPKETMDKIDKISMECHDIDTERNSSQLKQFLESNGFQVTLKTDKCIMLYAKKV, translated from the coding sequence ATGCCTAAAATTCAAACTACCACCAAGATTATCAAACTCTTTTCGAATTGGCTCTCGTTTATAGCTGATTACCTAAAACTTTCAAATAATAAATATATTATTTACAAATTACGTAACGGCATATCACTGAAAACACGTTCTGGATCAGTGGATAAAAATATTATTTTTGAGATATTAATAGACAAAGTTTATACTCCAAAGGGTTTTGAAATAAATTCAAAAGACACAATCGTGGACGTGGGGGCGCATATCGGAGTTTTTTCGGTTTACACAGCGACACTCGCGAAGCAAGGGAAAGTTTATGCCATTGAACCAATGCCAGATAACTATGCGCTACTACAAGCCAATATTGAATTAAATAACCTTAAAAATATTATTACAATCAACGAAGCATTATCCGCCGACAATGAAGGGAGAAATCTAAATGTTTCAAACAGTACCGGTGGCCATTCTTTCATCTTTTCCAATAACAAAAATGGTGAGTTAGGGGTAAATACAGAATCCCTGTCGGTCCTTTTTGCTAAACACAATATTCAACATATCGACTTATTAAAGATGGATTGCGAGGGGGCGGAATACGAGATTCTTTTTAATACACCCAAGGAAACTATGGACAAAATTGATAAAATCAGCATGGAATGCCACGACATCGACACGGAAAGGAATTCCTCGCAACTGAAACAATTTCTGGAATCAAATGGATTTCAGGTAACGCTCAAAACGGACAAATGCATCATGCTTTACGCTAAAAAAGTGTAG